From Scylla paramamosain isolate STU-SP2022 unplaced genomic scaffold, ASM3559412v1 Contig3, whole genome shotgun sequence, a single genomic window includes:
- the LOC135096307 gene encoding zwei Ig domain protein zig-8-like: MCLFPLFVCLLVHCAVGVGATSEGDSRSLRNPRDSSGSGGGGGGGYWVGTTQPYFAALPTNLTILSGSTARLTCRVHLLGDRAVTWMRLQDFHILTVGQVTYTADDRFQVTHVAGGEDWTLHLRGARVADTGAYVCQVNARPRIARRVYLTVTDKEMLEGLLTHPSLNQGHLHTHIPGSPDRHIQIGSSLLLTCVVTHPPAAPPPPSRGTGGRPSAP; this comes from the exons atgtgtttgtttccactgtttgtgtgtttgttggttcACT GTGCAGTTGGGGTAGGTGCAACTAGTGAAGGCGACAGCAGAAGCCTTAGGAACCCCCGAGACAGCAgcggaagtggtggtggtggtggtggtggttactggGTCGGCACAACGCAGCCTTACTTTGCAGCCTTGCCCACAAACCTCACCATTCTGTCTGGCAGCACGGCGAGGCTTACTTGTCGTGTGCATCTGCTGGGAGACCGTGCT GTAACTTGGATGCGGCTTCAGGACTTTCATATACTGACAGTGGGCCAAGTCACCTACACAGCTGACGACAGGTTCCAG GTGACGCACGTGGCTGGGGGCGAGGACTGGACGCTGCACCTGAGGGGGGCGCGGGTGGCAGACACGGGCGCCTACGTGTGTCAGGTCAACGCGCGCCCCAGGATTGCGCGGCGTGTCTACCTTACTGTCACGG ACAAGGAGATGCTGGAAGGACTTCTCACACACCCCTCCCTGaaccaag ggcacctacacacacacatcccaggGTCACCAGACAGACACATTCAAATAggatcctctcttcttcttacttgTGTCGTCACCCACCCCCCCGCCGCCCCCCCTCCGCCCTCGCGTGGTACCGGGGGGCGCCCTTCTGCTCCTTGA